Genomic DNA from Telopea speciosissima isolate NSW1024214 ecotype Mountain lineage chromosome 2, Tspe_v1, whole genome shotgun sequence:
tgcCCAACACCCAAAAATTTCTTCTTAGCAGAACATAATAGAAACATGGAACTAAAGATGAGAATACCTGCGGAGTATTGCACACAGAACCATTAACAGTCACCCGGCCCTCAAAAATAAGCTCCTCGCTGCTTCGTCTTGATGACACTGAAAATAAGAACCGCGTAATAAATTAAGTGAAAAAAAAACTACCCCAACtagaccaaaaaagaaagaaagggaggggggaaaGGAAGGGCTCCAATGTACAAGAAGTTCATGAATCATTTAACTCTCGATTACTATTTATCCGATTCAGCTACGTCTAATTAAAAATGTAATTCGCTGGAAGACAAAATACTGGAGAACAATTCTAAATTTCCAAACCCCTTATATGAGGAAAACCAAGTTTTGGAAATGGAATCCAAATGGGGATTTACGATATCCGCCAAAGCGAAATGTCTGAATGTGCTGTTTCTAAATTGCCAACTTCCAAAATCCAGATTCGTCAAAGAGCTAGTCTGAGTTCTTACCACCAGCAGCTGCGAGAACCTTACTGAGTCTCTGAGGGGGATCCCTGAAGTTCTCATTGTAAAACCTCCGAGCGGCCTTGGAATGCTTGGGCCCTGGCGTCGGAGCAACAGCTTTggtaggcttcttcttcttcttcacaccCGTGGATGTGGTTTTTGCATCGGCCATGGCGTGGAGAAACCGAGCTGGAGGAGTCATTTGGAGAGTGAGATTGCCGTTTTCGTCTCGAACGATCCATGGAATGAAGAGCGGGTGGGAAGGTGGTTGCTGGAAGCTGTGGTCTTGTTTAGCAGCGTCTTCTGAGACCAGTTTGTCCTTCGGGGCTTCTTTACGGCCAGAGCCGAAGGAGATGTTAAACTCCCCAGACGGAGATGAAATTGAACACCTTATGGGAGGGATTGTTCTAAGGTTTCTGCAACTGAGACTAGGTCTCATGAACACTGATGAAGACAGATGAAACGAAGAAAATGCCATATATGCagcagctgctgctgctgccgtGGCCATTGAAGCGTTCTGCAGCGGTTCCGCTTCCGAGTGTAAGAAACTGATTTTATCGTCTCCCTAAACAACGAACCTGGGGGACGCAAATTCACCTTAAAAATGCCttttctaaaataaaatttgggacAATGTTTTCTGTAccgggggcgcaggctgcgcctagacacatgggggaggggggaggggggaggggggagggggttgaggtcgtcatttccgtccctcctatgagaggaacctgcgcacctgaccggacagggaacctgagaggagagaggagagaggagaaaaatttaAAATGATCCCCCTAACCCCTTAGTGGCAGGCCCTTGTGTCTAAGCGAAGGCTGTgatgcggcatagagaacatcagccAGAAAATTTTAACGATTAATGTAAAAGACAACCTATTTTATGTTCTACCATAAATCGCATATCGCACTTGTAGTCTTGCATCCTTGCTCCCTTGGGTCTCATTTATATTAGCTTAAGAAACCGTAATGCTTAGGGTGAAAGTAATTATAAAGGGCATATCCAATGCAAGAGGATGCCACCACTGCGGGTCTgcgagggtcataatgtatgcagtttTACCCCTACTTTGCAAAGAGGCTTTCTAATGAAGTTTGAGGGTATACGGTTCTGATCAAATCAAATTGGATTGGAACCGACTGATCCAATTCTTGATTTTGCCCAAATCCTGATTCAAAAAACCAACCGATTTCTAGGGTTCAGAGCGATTTTGGTTGATTACTATAAGATGTTCCAAGGCattaactaaaaggaaaaaggatTCTGTCCGAGAGCATGACTCCCGAATCCAAATATAAGATGAGGCAAAATGGCTGCCCCACCCCCATAAACAACGAAAATCCTACGCTTATTTGATACTTCCAGGTGTGCTCCCATTGACAACACTCCCGAATAGGGATGGAGCTCGTCTACGGCCTAGGGTTGAGCGACCATTGTGCTGTGCTCAACTCAAAGGCCGCCACGTGGATTCCatgccaatccaatggttggtagatgaGCTCCTCGATGGAATTTTGAGTgccaattttgaattttgaattttgaattgaactcgtctaccaaccattggatcgacATGAAATCCACATGGCGGCCTGGGAGTTGAACGCAAATGATGGCCGCTCAACCCCAGGCCGCAGACAAGCTCTGGATAGAGAATGCGTTCCCTTAAATACACTTACCACCTTAACATTTATATTTCAGCAGATATTATTTCCTCATTTTTTCTTGAACTTTCATAGATTGCTATTTGCCTATTTCTCATTagaaattctctctctctctccatgggTGTTTGATGTTTGTGCACATGCAAAAAAAGATATACACATGGATCAAAGTTAGTTCCTTCAGACAGTAGCATTCTTATTCATAATTCAAACGATACCTATTAAGGTTCTACAGTACACAGAGGATATGGTTAATACAAGGCAGGCAAGGGATCTGCATTTACTGGAACAAAGCCTAATCGGCCATTCTGCAGACAAAGCCTTAAAATATGTAGACTGTAATCTGGCAACAAGGTTAAAGAGGTCGACGGCAAATCAAGAATGTATTAGCATCAATAGATGCACCAGAAGTTTAAGTTATCCCCAGTTTCCTATTTAATAACAAAGAGCTAGATACAAGTACTTTTGTACAGAGACGTTACAACAAATTATGTACAAATACACAAGAGCATCTCTCCATTCCATTACAAGAAGTCCCACTGCCAGTAGACCTTCTCCACAATTCCCCCACCACTACGAACAGCAAGGTGAAGTGTCTCAGACGCAGGAGGGACACCCCACAGAAGTGGCACAGCGACAGTCATGGTAAGCTTTTCATGCAAACCTCCTTTGCTAGCCTTCTCTGCAGCTACAACCTGATCAtcatgaaaatattttcaagtGAACCAAGATCAGGGAGGAAGTTTACAAACACAGCCTTCTGGAATGAagagaaaattaataaataaaggaCAAAAGAATCCATTTATTGCCATACTGAATTCCTAAGCTAAATTATGGATCAGATTTAGATAAAGCTGTATCATATATGGTGTTACATGTGAAAACAGGTACCATGTTACATCAGAATATCAAGGGGAAGATGTAAAGATTAGGTTTCGTGTCCTCACTGTCTATCATCATTCCGGCACAGCTTAATTTAGTTTGCAGCTCTATTCAAATACTAAGCAAGGCGACCAGAGGAAGGGCACAGATAGATAATGCAGGCGAAGCGCGAAGGGATGGATGTCTGAGCGGTTGAAAGAATCGGTCACAAAAACCGACGTATTGATACGAATACCAAGGATTTGAATCCCTCTCCATCCCCAGGGTCATAAGTTATTTCTTGTGTTAtctttagataagaatgaatcAAATCGGATCAAATCGACTGATATGATAGATGGAATGGGCTAGAGGGAG
This window encodes:
- the LOC122651370 gene encoding putative ribosomal large subunit pseudouridine synthase SVR1, chloroplastic isoform X2 gives rise to the protein MATAAAAAAAYMAFSSFHLSSSVFMRPSLSCRNLRTIPPIRCSISSPSGEFNISFGSGRKEAPKDKLVSEDAAKQDHSFQQPPSHPLFIPWIVRDENGNLTLQMTPPARFLHAMADAKTTSTGVKKKKKPTKAVAPTPGPKHSKAARRFYNENFRDPPQRLSKVLAAAGVSSRRSSEELIFEGRVTVNGSVCNTPQTRVDPARDVIYVNGSRLAKKLPPKVYFALNKPKGYICSFGEKESKSVILLFDDFLKNWNKRNPGLPKPRLFTVGRLDVATTGLIIVTNDGDFAQRLSHPSSKLSKEYIATIDGSVNKRHLIAVTKGTVIEGIQCTPDSVELLPQQPDMSRPRLRIVVHEGRNHEVREIIKNAGLMLHSLKRVRIGGFRLPSDLG